Proteins co-encoded in one Pseudomonadota bacterium genomic window:
- the rpsN gene encoding 30S ribosomal protein S14, whose amino-acid sequence MAKKSAIEKNRRRRRIVAKFSAKRNTLRAIANDQKLPAEERFEARLKLSQLPRNSAPTRIRNRCEMTGRPRGVYRKYKMSRISLRDLASTGRIPGMVKSSW is encoded by the coding sequence ATGGCTAAAAAAAGTGCAATTGAGAAAAATAGGCGCCGGCGTAGAATTGTTGCCAAGTTTTCGGCAAAAAGAAATACGCTGCGCGCCATCGCTAATGATCAAAAATTACCTGCTGAAGAGCGGTTTGAAGCTCGGTTAAAACTCTCTCAGTTGCCCAGAAATTCGGCGCCAACCCGCATCCGGAATAGGTGCGAAATGACGGGTCGGCCGAGAGGGGTATACCGAAAATATAAAATGTCCCGTATTTCATTGCGGGATCTCGCGTCTACCGGGCGTATCCCCGGTATGGTCAAGTCAAGCTGGTAG
- the rpsH gene encoding 30S ribosomal protein S8, protein MTMSDPLGDMLTRIRNGQRNSAATVICPASKLRANVLDALKREGYIRGFSWAELRTGIQELTIELKYYEGEPVIKEISRISTPGRRIYSRIKDLRRVYNGLGISILSTPYGVLSDAEAREKNVGGEVLCQVF, encoded by the coding sequence ATGACGATGAGCGATCCCTTAGGTGATATGCTTACGCGTATCCGAAATGGACAGCGTAACAGTGCTGCAACCGTTATCTGTCCCGCATCGAAGCTGCGAGCTAATGTCCTGGATGCGCTCAAGCGCGAAGGATATATTCGCGGTTTTAGTTGGGCCGAGTTGAGAACTGGTATTCAGGAGCTTACAATTGAACTGAAATACTATGAAGGCGAGCCTGTTATCAAGGAAATCTCAAGAATTTCAACTCCAGGCCGACGTATTTATTCTCGGATTAAGGATTTACGTCGGGTTTATAATGGGCTCGGGATTTCTATTTTATCCACGCCTTATGGTGTTTTATCAGATGCGGAAGCGCGCGAAAAAAACGTAGGTGGTGAAGTATTGTGTCAGGTTTTTTAG
- the rplF gene encoding 50S ribosomal protein L6, which produces MSRVGKNPVAVPEGVDVTISGAMLVAKGKLGEVMIPLHEAVALKVEKDYVTVVPQDNSKLARSLWGTIRSLVNSAVTGVSVGFTKKLEINGVGYRAQLKGKLLNLQLGHSHDIDFPIPDGIDIKIEGDRQNIIAVSGVDKQKVGQVTSKIRGFRKPEPYKGKGIKYVDEYILRKEGKKK; this is translated from the coding sequence ATGTCTCGTGTAGGTAAAAATCCAGTTGCAGTGCCCGAGGGCGTTGACGTAACCATCAGTGGTGCCATGTTAGTGGCCAAAGGGAAGCTTGGTGAGGTGATGATTCCTTTGCATGAGGCTGTAGCGCTAAAGGTCGAGAAAGATTATGTTACGGTGGTACCGCAGGACAACTCAAAGTTAGCACGGTCACTATGGGGAACTATTCGTAGCCTAGTTAATAGTGCTGTGACTGGTGTATCGGTCGGTTTTACCAAAAAACTAGAAATCAATGGTGTTGGTTACCGAGCCCAATTGAAAGGCAAGTTGTTGAACTTGCAGCTAGGGCATAGTCACGACATTGATTTTCCTATTCCAGACGGTATCGACATTAAGATTGAGGGAGATCGTCAAAATATTATAGCCGTCAGTGGCGTGGACAAGCAAAAGGTAGGACAGGTAACCAGCAAAATACGAGGTTTTCGGAAACCCGAGCCCTACAAGGGTAAAGGAATAAAATACGTTGACGAATACATATTGCGTAAAGAAGGCAAGAAAAAATAG
- the rplR gene encoding 50S ribosomal protein L18 — MLSSRKLFERRRRRNRYNLKRSARGKARLSVFRSKMHIYAQVIDDSTGRTVAAASSVEKELRSKVKNGGNKKAACEVGSLIAQRAKDAGILNVVFDRGGYAYHGRVEALAKAARDGGLAF; from the coding sequence ATGTTGAGTTCTAGGAAACTATTTGAAAGACGAAGACGACGAAACCGTTATAACCTTAAGCGCAGCGCTAGAGGTAAAGCCCGGTTATCGGTCTTCAGGTCGAAAATGCATATTTATGCCCAAGTTATCGACGACAGCACGGGCCGCACAGTTGCAGCGGCATCCAGTGTGGAAAAAGAGCTTCGTTCTAAGGTAAAGAATGGCGGCAATAAGAAAGCTGCATGTGAAGTCGGGTCGCTGATTGCGCAAAGAGCGAAAGATGCGGGTATATTGAATGTGGTTTTTGATAGGGGTGGTTATGCCTATCACGGACGAGTTGAAGCATTAGCTAAGGCGGCCCGTGACGGCGGGCTGGCCTTTTAG
- the rpsE gene encoding 30S ribosomal protein S5, which yields MAREPQGRGRGRGRGRGRDEQRDQPDLIEKLVGINRVAKVVKGGRRFGFSAVVVVGDGKGRVGHGVGKAREVPEAIRKATESARKRLIRVLLREGRTLHHDVRGRFGAGRVVVRNAPPGTGIIAGGPMRAVFEALGMQDVVAKSVGTSNNQNMIKATFDALSKCSSPRLVASKRGKKVGEIVGRRNDRDMVKDMSNG from the coding sequence ATGGCGCGGGAACCGCAAGGTAGAGGTCGTGGGCGTGGACGAGGTCGTGGGCGGGACGAACAACGGGACCAGCCAGACCTGATTGAAAAATTGGTAGGGATCAATCGTGTTGCAAAGGTGGTAAAAGGCGGTCGCAGATTTGGTTTCTCTGCGGTGGTAGTGGTCGGTGACGGCAAAGGACGGGTTGGCCATGGCGTTGGAAAGGCTCGTGAAGTTCCCGAGGCCATCCGAAAAGCTACAGAAAGTGCTCGTAAGCGTCTTATCAGAGTTCTCCTACGTGAAGGCAGAACCTTACACCATGATGTACGTGGGCGTTTTGGGGCAGGTAGAGTGGTTGTGCGCAACGCTCCTCCTGGAACAGGTATCATCGCTGGAGGCCCAATGCGAGCAGTGTTTGAAGCTCTCGGCATGCAAGATGTAGTTGCAAAATCGGTTGGGACCTCTAACAATCAAAATATGATCAAGGCTACTTTTGATGCTTTGTCAAAATGTTCCTCTCCTCGTCTTGTTGCTAGTAAACGTGGAAAAAAGGTAGGAGAGATCGTGGGACGGCGCAACGATAGAGATATGGTGAAGGACATGAGCAATGGCTAG
- the rpmD gene encoding 50S ribosomal protein L30 produces the protein MASKIVRITQVGSPIRRKADQRQTLKGLGLNKMHKTRELEDTPSVRGMIAKVKHLVRVDDAG, from the coding sequence ATGGCTAGTAAGATTGTTCGTATTACTCAAGTCGGGAGCCCTATTAGGCGCAAGGCAGATCAGCGGCAAACCCTTAAGGGGCTCGGGCTTAACAAAATGCATAAGACTAGAGAGCTTGAAGATACGCCATCGGTGCGCGGCATGATCGCGAAAGTAAAACATTTGGTACGGGTTGATGACGCTGGCTAA
- the rplO gene encoding 50S ribosomal protein L15, with protein sequence MRLNEIADNRGAKHNRKRVGRGEGSGTGKTSGKGQKGQKSRSGVAIKGFEGGQMPLYRRLPKRGFTNIFRKQFVELNIGQLQAAVDAGKLSADKIIDGEALLSAGVIRRLKDGVRLLGNGKLSAKLKLNVAGATRPAIAAVEKNGGEVTFTVGAIEQDHSPSIRKKSSVSKKKAGKLEKPNDQDSVSDKG encoded by the coding sequence ATGCGGCTTAATGAAATTGCTGACAATCGCGGTGCTAAGCATAACCGCAAACGCGTGGGTAGAGGCGAAGGGTCTGGCACAGGCAAGACGTCAGGGAAGGGGCAAAAGGGACAAAAGTCCCGAAGTGGTGTAGCCATTAAAGGGTTTGAAGGAGGCCAAATGCCATTGTACCGGCGGCTTCCAAAGCGCGGGTTTACCAATATTTTTCGAAAACAGTTCGTTGAGTTGAACATCGGTCAACTTCAAGCTGCTGTAGACGCAGGAAAGTTATCTGCGGATAAAATTATTGATGGAGAGGCGTTGTTGTCGGCTGGGGTTATACGTCGATTAAAAGATGGTGTTCGATTGTTAGGAAACGGCAAACTCAGTGCTAAGCTAAAGTTAAATGTTGCAGGCGCAACACGTCCTGCGATCGCAGCTGTTGAGAAAAACGGAGGTGAAGTTACTTTTACGGTTGGTGCGATAGAGCAAGATCATTCGCCAAGTATCCGAAAAAAAAGTAGTGTTTCAAAGAAAAAAGCTGGCAAACTAGAAAAACCTAATGATCAGGACTCTGTGTCGGACAAAGGATAA
- the secY gene encoding preprotein translocase subunit SecY encodes MASAAEQLASNFNFGAFNKATELKKRIWFTLGALVIYRLGTYIPLPGIDPQVIRDIFDQGAGGITDMMDLFTGGALGRMSIFALNIMPYISAAIIMQLLQSTVPKFEAMKKEGEPGRKKLNQYTRYGTVFLATFQAYGLSVGVEGIASASGAAVLAPGFFFRATTVISLVGGTIFLMWLGEQVTQRGVGNGISLIIFAGIVAELPSALVATMDLGRRGVLSAPIIIGILVLAVVVITVIVFIERAQRRIVVQYPKRQVGQKMFGGESSHIPLKVNTPGVIPPIFASSILLLPLSIFQFAGNSGPDWLNTMIAWLGRGQPGFIGLYILFIVFFTFFYTAIVFNPQETADNLRQHGGFVPGIRPGKNTAEYLDHVLTRLTVLGAIYLVIVCIIPEWLISQFNVPFYFGGTSLLIVVSVTMDTVGQVHSHMLAHQYEGLIKKSRLRGRRG; translated from the coding sequence ATGGCATCAGCCGCGGAACAATTAGCCTCGAATTTTAACTTTGGCGCCTTTAATAAGGCAACAGAGCTTAAAAAGCGTATATGGTTTACGCTTGGTGCGTTGGTAATCTATCGGCTCGGTACTTATATTCCTTTGCCTGGAATTGATCCACAGGTTATCCGAGATATTTTTGATCAGGGCGCTGGGGGCATCACAGATATGATGGACCTCTTTACGGGGGGTGCGCTCGGTCGTATGAGTATTTTTGCACTTAACATCATGCCCTATATTTCGGCCGCTATTATTATGCAGCTTTTACAATCGACAGTGCCTAAGTTCGAAGCTATGAAAAAAGAAGGCGAGCCTGGGCGTAAAAAACTTAATCAATACACCCGTTATGGCACAGTTTTCTTGGCTACTTTTCAAGCTTATGGCCTTTCTGTGGGTGTGGAGGGGATCGCTTCCGCATCTGGTGCCGCAGTACTTGCACCCGGGTTCTTTTTTCGGGCCACGACTGTAATATCCTTAGTTGGTGGTACGATTTTTTTAATGTGGCTAGGGGAACAGGTTACTCAGCGCGGCGTGGGTAATGGTATTTCATTAATTATCTTTGCAGGCATTGTTGCTGAGCTGCCATCTGCTCTTGTTGCTACGATGGATCTTGGGCGAAGGGGAGTGCTATCGGCGCCAATTATCATTGGTATTCTGGTTCTCGCTGTGGTGGTCATCACGGTAATAGTCTTCATTGAGAGGGCACAGCGCCGCATAGTTGTTCAATATCCGAAGCGTCAAGTAGGTCAAAAAATGTTTGGGGGTGAATCGTCGCATATTCCCCTCAAAGTTAATACTCCAGGAGTTATACCTCCTATTTTCGCCAGCTCTATTTTACTGCTTCCCTTGTCAATATTTCAATTCGCAGGTAATTCAGGTCCGGACTGGCTTAATACCATGATTGCGTGGCTGGGGCGGGGGCAGCCTGGGTTCATTGGTTTGTATATATTGTTTATAGTTTTCTTTACTTTTTTCTATACTGCAATCGTTTTTAATCCGCAGGAGACTGCCGATAATTTACGTCAACACGGTGGGTTTGTGCCCGGAATACGGCCTGGTAAAAATACTGCTGAATACCTTGATCATGTGCTCACCCGATTGACTGTTCTGGGTGCGATATACCTTGTAATTGTTTGTATAATTCCTGAATGGTTGATCTCACAATTCAACGTTCCATTTTATTTTGGTGGAACAAGCCTTTTAATAGTTGTCAGCGTTACTATGGATACTGTTGGGCAGGTACATTCACATATGTTAGCTCACCAGTACGAAGGTTTAATCAAAAAGTCGCGGTTGCGAGGGCGGCGAGGATGA
- a CDS encoding adenylate kinase translates to MNIILLGPPGSGKGTQAKRLEECFGFLQISTGEILREAVISGNELGKKIKGTMDAGELIPDELVLEVIRDRLAEPDCKRGIVFDGFPRTVAQAEALEDIKKSKGETIDIVIMLDVDDEALMTRIEERATRAGIDEARSDDTVEILKHRLQAYRVWTAPIIPFYADRGILERVDGRKDIKEVGRTVNKIVNSLKSN, encoded by the coding sequence ATGAACATAATACTGCTTGGTCCGCCTGGTTCTGGTAAGGGTACCCAAGCAAAACGATTAGAAGAGTGTTTCGGATTCTTACAGATTTCTACTGGTGAAATCCTTAGGGAAGCAGTCATCTCTGGCAATGAGTTGGGAAAAAAAATTAAAGGCACCATGGACGCGGGGGAATTAATTCCTGACGAACTTGTTTTGGAGGTTATTAGAGACAGATTAGCCGAGCCGGATTGTAAGAGAGGTATCGTGTTCGATGGTTTTCCTCGCACGGTTGCGCAGGCAGAGGCTTTGGAAGACATTAAAAAATCTAAAGGTGAAACGATAGATATTGTGATAATGCTAGATGTTGATGATGAGGCTCTAATGACGCGCATTGAAGAAAGAGCAACTAGGGCCGGGATAGATGAGGCGCGTTCGGATGATACGGTTGAGATACTTAAACATCGATTGCAAGCATATCGTGTTTGGACTGCGCCGATTATACCGTTTTATGCTGACCGCGGTATTTTGGAACGTGTTGATGGAAGGAAGGACATAAAAGAGGTTGGTAGGACAGTAAATAAAATAGTGAATTCGCTCAAGAGTAATTGA
- the rpsM gene encoding 30S ribosomal protein S13, with the protein MARIAGVNIPTQKRVEVALTYIFGIGRQKAGEICAKCNIASQTRVNELSEQEVIGIREVIDKDYVVEGDLRRETAMNIKRLMDLGTFRGLRHRKGLPVRGQRTHTNARTRKGPARAIAGKKKA; encoded by the coding sequence GTGGCGCGAATAGCAGGTGTAAATATACCGACTCAAAAACGGGTCGAAGTCGCTTTGACGTATATCTTTGGTATTGGTCGGCAGAAGGCCGGAGAGATTTGCGCAAAGTGTAACATTGCTTCTCAGACACGGGTAAATGAGTTAAGTGAACAAGAAGTCATAGGCATAAGAGAGGTCATTGACAAGGATTACGTGGTTGAAGGAGACCTCAGGCGAGAAACAGCAATGAACATTAAACGGTTAATGGACTTGGGAACTTTCCGTGGCTTACGTCATCGTAAAGGTCTGCCGGTTCGTGGCCAACGTACTCACACCAATGCAAGGACTCGAAAAGGTCCCGCCCGCGCAATAGCGGGTAAAAAGAAGGCGTAA
- the rpsK gene encoding 30S ribosomal protein S11, which yields MAKTAVAKRVRKRERKNITSGIAHVNATFNNTMITIADVQGNTIAWSSAGGMGFRGSRKSTPYAAQVAAEDCGKKAIEHGMKTLEVRVKGPGSGRESALRALQTVGFNITAIKDVTPVPHNGCRPPKRRRV from the coding sequence ATGGCGAAAACAGCAGTAGCAAAACGGGTTCGAAAGCGCGAACGCAAAAATATAACGTCGGGCATTGCTCACGTTAACGCTACTTTCAATAATACCATGATCACCATTGCTGACGTGCAAGGCAATACCATAGCTTGGTCTTCGGCAGGGGGCATGGGTTTTCGTGGCTCGCGGAAATCAACTCCGTATGCTGCCCAAGTGGCCGCCGAAGATTGTGGTAAGAAGGCGATAGAACACGGCATGAAGACATTGGAAGTTCGCGTCAAAGGTCCTGGATCAGGAAGAGAGTCCGCCCTTCGCGCCCTGCAAACTGTTGGATTTAATATTACAGCTATAAAGGATGTAACCCCGGTGCCGCATAATGGTTGTCGGCCACCTAAGCGCAGACGAGTATAG
- a CDS encoding DNA-directed RNA polymerase subunit alpha: MIQKNWQALIKPNKLNIEAGVDTSRVATVEAEPLERGFGLTLGNALRRVLLSSLQGAAVTSIQIEGVLHEFSSIQGVQEDVTDIVLNVKALALQLHSEGPKRMTLSAKGPGPVTAAQIDTGHDIEVMNSDLVICTLDRDASINMELVVETGKGYVAAAMNRPADAPIGLIPVDSIFSPVRKVSYKVENSRVGQVTDYDKLLMQLETNGTVTPDDAVALAARILQDQLQLFINFEEPAAKVEEEVPSELPYNKHLLRKVDELELSVRSANCLKNDNIVYIGDLVQKSEAEMLRTPNFGRKSLNEIKEVLTQMGLHLGMEVVDWPPDDIEDMAKKLEEPF, from the coding sequence GTGATCCAGAAGAATTGGCAAGCACTGATTAAACCGAACAAGCTCAATATAGAGGCTGGTGTTGACACGTCCCGCGTAGCAACTGTGGAGGCAGAGCCTTTAGAACGGGGTTTTGGCTTAACACTTGGAAATGCGTTGCGGCGAGTGCTTCTGTCATCGCTACAGGGAGCAGCGGTTACATCGATCCAAATTGAGGGCGTTCTGCATGAATTTTCATCAATCCAAGGTGTTCAAGAAGACGTCACCGACATAGTGCTAAATGTAAAGGCATTGGCACTTCAGCTCCATAGCGAGGGGCCAAAAAGAATGACCCTTTCTGCCAAGGGTCCTGGTCCAGTGACAGCTGCTCAAATTGATACAGGACACGATATAGAGGTTATGAATTCTGACCTAGTAATTTGTACACTTGATCGTGACGCAAGTATTAATATGGAGCTTGTAGTTGAGACCGGCAAAGGCTACGTCGCAGCAGCAATGAATAGGCCTGCTGATGCGCCAATAGGCCTGATACCTGTTGACTCCATCTTTAGTCCTGTAAGAAAAGTGTCTTACAAAGTTGAAAATAGTCGTGTTGGGCAAGTTACGGACTATGATAAGCTACTGATGCAGTTAGAAACAAATGGTACTGTTACGCCAGACGATGCTGTGGCGCTTGCAGCCAGAATATTGCAAGACCAGTTGCAACTCTTCATTAATTTTGAAGAACCTGCTGCTAAAGTGGAAGAGGAGGTTCCGTCTGAGCTTCCATATAACAAACACCTTCTCCGAAAAGTGGATGAGCTTGAGTTGTCAGTGCGTTCGGCTAATTGCTTAAAAAATGATAATATCGTTTACATAGGCGATCTTGTTCAGAAGTCTGAAGCTGAAATGCTTCGCACTCCAAACTTTGGACGTAAATCACTCAATGAGATTAAAGAGGTGCTTACACAGATGGGCTTGCATCTTGGTATGGAGGTAGTTGATTGGCCACCAGACGATATAGAAGATATGGCAAAAAAACTCGAGGAGCCCTTTTAA
- the rplQ gene encoding 50S ribosomal protein L17 translates to MRHRMKGRKLNRKSQHRRALFANLAVALLKHEQIKTTLPKAKELSPLVDKLITLGKKGRLHDRRRAFAMLGDDMTTAKLFETLAPRYKDRFGGYTRVLKAGFRYGDSAAMAVIELVDRDPEVKGMNSGPRSDDESETSEEG, encoded by the coding sequence ATGCGACACCGTATGAAAGGGCGTAAGCTGAACCGTAAATCACAGCATCGCCGTGCGCTTTTTGCTAACTTGGCCGTTGCTCTTTTAAAGCATGAACAAATCAAGACTACTCTGCCCAAAGCTAAAGAGCTTAGTCCCTTAGTGGATAAGTTGATCACGCTCGGGAAAAAGGGGCGATTGCATGATAGAAGACGTGCTTTTGCGATGCTTGGTGATGATATGACTACAGCTAAACTTTTTGAGACACTGGCCCCTCGGTATAAGGACCGGTTTGGGGGCTACACGCGCGTGCTTAAAGCTGGATTTCGGTATGGGGACTCGGCAGCAATGGCGGTAATAGAGTTAGTTGATCGCGACCCTGAGGTAAAGGGGATGAACTCTGGGCCGCGATCTGACGATGAATCGGAGACAAGTGAGGAGGGTTGA
- a CDS encoding Do family serine endopeptidase has translation MSRSPAKCYFFLLSVMIGGVISDSLAEPIPVPSSRKQISLSFAPVVREVAPAVVNIYAKLMRKQRTRSLFDDPFFRRFFGEGVPFGENRKRLEKSLGSGVIVRNDGIVVTNYHVIKNAQEIKIILSDRREFDAKVILKDSKTDLAVLSIEIESEDLPTVSFGNADALQVGDLVIAIGNPFGVGQTVTSGIVSALARTNVGISDFRSFIQTDAAINPGNSGGALVDLNGQLIGINTAIFSREGGGSVGIGFAVPSNMVRAVVETAMSGKPLVRPWLSFIGTAVTADMAEALGLARPTGVLVETTYPKGPAERAGIKRGDVITHIEDFAVEDEFALRFRLAARPIGKSAELRFLRKGKARKAKFILIAPPEIPPRNTTIVQGLNPFAGLKVVNLSPAVTEKLGIRTFSQGVMISAILRASPAIQVGFLPGDIILKVNGQVIKRVKDLGKILNVADSPWNISIKRGKKTHSFRLR, from the coding sequence ATGAGTCGATCGCCAGCTAAATGTTACTTTTTTCTACTATCAGTGATGATTGGAGGCGTTATCTCTGACTCACTAGCCGAACCTATTCCTGTGCCTTCTTCTAGGAAACAAATCTCGCTCTCATTCGCTCCGGTAGTACGGGAGGTTGCCCCCGCAGTTGTAAACATCTACGCCAAGCTAATGCGCAAGCAGCGAACAAGATCACTGTTTGATGATCCCTTTTTTAGACGTTTCTTCGGTGAAGGTGTTCCTTTCGGGGAAAACCGGAAAAGGCTAGAGAAGTCACTTGGCTCTGGTGTAATTGTCAGAAATGATGGGATTGTCGTAACGAACTATCATGTAATAAAGAATGCTCAGGAAATTAAAATAATTCTCTCTGACCGACGCGAATTTGATGCAAAAGTAATACTCAAAGATAGCAAGACAGATCTTGCAGTTCTTAGTATTGAAATTGAAAGTGAAGATTTGCCAACTGTCTCATTTGGTAATGCCGATGCCCTGCAAGTCGGTGATTTAGTAATAGCAATCGGTAATCCCTTTGGTGTTGGGCAAACTGTTACAAGTGGTATTGTTTCGGCATTGGCAAGAACCAATGTTGGTATATCGGACTTTCGTTCTTTTATACAAACAGATGCTGCTATTAATCCGGGAAATTCAGGTGGCGCATTAGTAGATTTAAACGGGCAGTTAATTGGTATTAACACAGCAATTTTTTCTCGTGAAGGTGGCGGGTCAGTAGGAATAGGATTTGCTGTACCCAGTAATATGGTTCGTGCTGTTGTTGAAACCGCAATGTCTGGAAAGCCTCTAGTTAGGCCCTGGTTATCTTTTATTGGCACTGCTGTTACCGCTGATATGGCGGAGGCCTTAGGCCTTGCGAGGCCAACAGGTGTTCTGGTGGAAACCACTTATCCAAAAGGGCCCGCAGAACGCGCAGGAATTAAACGCGGAGACGTTATCACCCATATTGAGGATTTCGCTGTCGAGGATGAATTTGCATTACGATTTCGGCTTGCTGCACGGCCAATCGGGAAATCGGCAGAACTCCGTTTTTTGCGGAAGGGAAAAGCCAGAAAAGCTAAATTTATATTAATAGCTCCTCCGGAGATTCCTCCGCGGAATACAACTATAGTTCAGGGCTTAAATCCTTTCGCGGGCTTGAAAGTAGTAAATCTGTCACCTGCGGTAACTGAAAAACTCGGCATCAGGACATTTTCCCAAGGTGTAATGATAAGTGCAATCTTGCGTGCATCCCCGGCCATTCAGGTTGGATTTTTACCGGGTGATATTATTCTCAAAGTGAATGGGCAGGTTATCAAACGCGTCAAGGATTTAGGGAAGATACTTAATGTAGCGGACTCACCGTGGAATATTAGCATAAAGCGTGGGAAAAAGACCCATAGTTTTCGCCTAAGATAA
- a CDS encoding P-II family nitrogen regulator yields the protein MKHVIAIIKPFKLDAVREALSALGIEGMTVSEVKGFGRQKGQTEIYRGAEYAVNFVPKVKLEIAVDDSLANQLIDTIRETAQTGNIGDGKIFVSDVASAVRIRTGETGVDAL from the coding sequence ATGAAACATGTAATAGCGATCATCAAGCCTTTCAAACTTGATGCTGTGCGGGAGGCTCTATCAGCTTTGGGCATCGAGGGTATGACCGTATCTGAAGTAAAGGGTTTCGGGAGGCAAAAAGGACAGACGGAAATATATCGTGGTGCTGAGTATGCTGTTAACTTTGTTCCAAAGGTTAAGCTGGAGATTGCAGTCGACGACAGCCTTGCTAATCAACTTATCGATACAATCCGCGAAACCGCACAAACTGGCAATATAGGCGATGGAAAGATATTTGTTTCCGATGTAGCTAGCGCCGTTCGTATCCGAACTGGAGAAACCGGCGTAGACGCATTGTAA